The genomic region TGCGCAACCGGCCGGGGCATATCGCGGCGATCCTCGCGATCCTTTCGACTGATCGATGTCTCGTCACGCTCAATCCGCTGCTGCCGGATGCAAAGCTTTTCGACGACGTGCGCGGATTGGATCTGCCCGTCATCGTGGCAGACGAAGAGGATATCGCGCGTGCCGGATTCCTCAATGCGGTTGCCTTGGCCGGCAGCGCGGTGATTGCGATCGACGGACGGCTAGAAGGCGTGCGGGTGCTTGATGCTCACGCCCAGCCGCGAATGCCGATCCGCACCGCGCCGGGGATAGCGATCGAGATGCTGACGAGCGGCACGACGGGTGCACCGAAGCGCGTGCCACTGAGCCGCGTGGCCTTCGATGCGAGCTTTGCCGGTTTCACGAGCTATGAGCGCGGAAGATCATTCGAGGATCGGCCGCAATTGCGCTCGGGCGTGGTGATGGTCACCAACCCCCTGACGCATATCGGTGGTATCTATGGCTGCATCGGCGCACTGATGGCGGGGCGCCGGATCGCGCTGCTCGAGAAATTCTCGGTCGCCGATTGGGTGGACGCCGTCCGTCGCAACCGGCCGAAGGTGGCCCCCGCCGTACCCTCAGCAGTGCGAATGCTGCTCGAAGCGAATGTCGACCCAGCGGATCTTGCCAGCCTCTCCGCGATGATAAGCGGCACTGCGCCGCTTCCGCCGGAACTGGTGGACGCATTTTACGAGAAATACGGCGTACCGATCCTCGGCAATTATGGCGCGACTGAGTTCGCCGGCGCGGTCGCTGGATGGACGATCGATGATTTTCGCGCGCACTGGCGTGACAAGCGTGGGTCGGTAGGCCGCGTCCATGGCAATGTCGCCGCCCGGGTAGTGGACGCCGGGACCGGGGTCGAACTGCCGCATGGCACTGAGGGGCTGCTCGAACTCAAGGGGGATCAACTCGGGCCGTCCTATGCGATGGATGGCGATCGCTGGCTGCGCACCACCGACCGGGCGATGCTCGATGCCGACGGTTTCCTTTATATCCGCGGCCGCGCCGACAATGCGATCATCCGAGGTGGTTTCAAGGTTCATCCCGACGATGTCGCGGCGGTGCTCAACCAGCATCCCGCGATCCGTGAGGCTGCGGTCGTAGGCGTGCCGGACGAAAGGCTGGGGGCCGTACCCGCTGCGGCGGTGATCCTGAAAGAGGATGCGGAAGAACCCGACGTAGCGGTATTCAGGAACTGGCTCCGGGAGCGGCTCATTCCATATCAGGTTCCGGTCCATATCCGGTTCGTTGCTGATTTTCCGCGTACACCGTCGATGAAACCTTCAACGCCCGGCCTTCAGAAGCTTTTCCGCGCGTGATCCGTCGACCGGCGAGGCAGAACGCGGAATGAGAGTTTTTTATCTTTGGCGGCGGGGGACTGATCGGGGGGATGCGGCGCGCGCAGTGGTCGCGAGCGGGCACACCAGCGTCAGTCTCGCATGCGGCGGAAACCACGAAATCGCTTGGGATGATTATCTCCATCTCTCGGTTTTTTCCGACATCGGATAGGGAAGCTCGCGGTTAATTTCATTGCTTAGAAATGGCAATTTCGGTAAGGTAATTACCTAATGATAGGGACTAAATGACTAGATTGGCCGCAGCCGTCCCGTTCTCGACGAGGCGCATGGTCGGTGACGAAGAGTTAAGTTGATGCCGGACCGAAGCGTGATCGCGGCTGATGAAGGTCGCTTCGCGAAGCTGACCGAGCGGCAGAAAAGGTATCTCCGTCACGTATTCCAGCACCGCACCTCCGACGAGATCGCGCATTTCGAGCGAGTAAGTGCGCGTGCTGTCGACAAGCAACTCTTGCTCGCGAAAGGTGCGCTCGGTGCAACGAGTCGGTTCGAAGCGGCGAGGATGTTTGCCGAGTTCGAGGCGGGGGTAGAAAGATTCTACCCTGCAAGCGTTGCACCTACCCGGCCCGAGTTCTGGCCGCTTCCATTGCCGCTGCCGACCAAGCGGGCGGCGCTGAACATCCTGTCGTGGCGGCAGGTTCTGGCATGGGGTGGGATCATCGCGATCGCCACTCCGATCGCCCTGACCGTCGCCGCCATGGTAATCATCGCCCTCTCGCTCCTGATCGGCGTCAACCCGAAATGACGGCGCCGAGGCGCCGGCGGAGGAGCATATGGATAAGCTGATAAAGACAAGCAGGGTCGTCGCAACCGAGCTGCGCAGGGCGGAGCGGTCGATCAATCTGGCGCAGCGCGACGTCGCGCAGTTCCTGCTGACGACGCTGGATGCGACCGAGGCGCACGGTCTGTCGCCGGCGATGTCCCAGCGCACGGTGCGGGCGACGGTCGGGGCGCTGGCCGCCCTTGCCGAAGGCCAGGGGCAGATGGCGATCCGCGCGCATCTCAGCGCGGAACGCGCGGGACGGGATCTCGGTCTCGATGTCACCGCCTGGGGTGCTGGTGCGCCAAAGCCTTCGTTCGCGACAATCGAGGAAGCCGAGGTCGCGTGAGCCGGGGGCGATCGGGCAGATGAATACGGGATGGCTTCTCGCAGCGATATACAATGTGGTGCTGTTCGGCGTGTGTGGCTGGGCGTTGCTGCGCGGAGGCCGTCCCGAGCGTATCGGGGCCGTGATCAACCTGCTCGCGTCATGCGTAACGACCGCATTGCGGTTGATCGACGCGCACTTCTATGCCCCGGCGGAGGTCGTGGTTCTGGCGATCGATCTGGGCGTCGCTGCCGGCTTCTTCTGGCTGGCGATCGCCACCATACGTTTCTGGCCGATCTGGGCATTTGGATTCGCGCTGGCCAACCTGTTCACCAACGTCGTCGGCCCCTGGATTCCGCGCACGCCGCTTTTTGCCTATCTTACCGGCCTCGGAATCTATGCGTACCTTGCTTTGGGTGCGCTGCTCCTGGGCACGCTTCGCTTGCCGCGTTCTGCGCAAGCCTGGCTGCGGCGCGGCATGCGCCGCGATCTGATATCGAACAACCGCGGCTCGAATTCTGACTGCCCTTCGCCCCCTTCGACAAAGAACGACCTGACGCTCGACGTGACAATTGACGCGGCCGGTCCCGGAAAATGAAAGGCGTGCCTCGGAGCTTGCGGGTTGGATACGCGCCCACGGCCGTAGCAGCGGAATATGCGTATCGAATTGACGGAAAGGCTTGGTGAAGGGATTCTGTCCGCTGGATCGGCAGATGATCTGCATGAGGCATTGTTGCGGTCAGTGCAGGAAATGGGCTTCAACCATTTCGCTCTGTCCATGGAGATCGGCTGTGGTGGCGAGGCCGGTACATCGGTTCTCATCCATGATTACCCGGCGTCCTGGGCTGACGTGTATGTCGGCTTCAATCTTGGCGCGACCGACCCGATCCGGCGAGCAGCGGAGCATAGCCTGATAGGTTTTTGCTGGAATAAGGTTTCGACATTGATCCCGGTCAGCGATCTGGAGCGGGCGATGTTCGAGACCGGACAGCGTCATGGAATCGCCGATGGCTATACCGTTCCTCGGCATTTGCCCGGCGAGGTGACGGCATCGTGCAGTTTCGTGACCAGCCCCGGCGGCGGACTTCCGGAATCGATGCTGCTGGTCGCGGAATTGATCGGCACCATGGCGATCGCGAGCGCTCGACGCATCGCGGGATGGGCGCCACAAGCCGCCCGTCCGAAACTCACCGATCGTCAACGCGATTGCGTGCTGTGGGCCGCGCGCGGCAAGACCGACTGGGAAATTTCGCGTATTCTGGGCATCAGCCACGACACGGTGATCACGCACCTGAAGGAGGCGCGTGATCGCTATGACGCACGAAAGCGCGCATCGCTCATCCTGTGCGCGTTGTTCGATGGTTTGATCAGCTTCGCCGACATTTTCCGGTGGCGTGAAAAGGTGTGATCGCGCTCGGCTGAGCTGACGACGCCTCTCAGGCGGTGAAGGAGCGCCTCCCCATTTCTTGGGATGGGCGACCGCTCCCGACCGATGCTCTCCTGCGCGCGCGGATGATCCGCGCAGGAGAACGAAATGTTGCGATCGGTTGATGAGAAGGCGGCGATCGACGGGGATACCGCGCTGCGAGCGATGTTCCGGGCGCGGAAGGAGGTCTTTATCGATCTGCTCAAATGGGACCTGCCGGTTCTCGCCGGCGAGTTCGAGGTCGATCAGTTCGATGACCCGGCTGCCGAATACCTGATCCTGCTGGATGGCAGGGGAGGGCATCGCGCCTCGGCGCGCCTGCTGCGGACCGATCGCTCGCATCTGCTCGGCGATCTTTATCCGCATCTCTGCGCCGGTCCGGTTCCGGCGGGGCCGACGATCCGTGAGATCACGCGCTTCTGCCTTGATCGCAATCAGCGCGCAATGGAGCGTCGGAGTGCGCGAAACCAGCTCGTGACCGCTCTGGCCGAGCATGCGCTGGCGAACGGGATCACCGCCTATACCGGGGTCGCTGATGTCGAATGGTTCGATCAGGTGCGTCGGTTCGGATGGGCTTGCGAGGCGCTCGGCCAGCCTGTTCGCCATGGGCGGCAATGGCTGACGGCGCTCCACATCACCATCGACGCAGATACGATCGAGAGCCTGCGTCTGGGCGGCACCTATGAGCCATTGGACTATGCGCTCGCGATGCCGGCGGCGGGAGGCGTCCAATGAACGCGGTCACTTCGTTCGAACGCCATGGCGTCGATTGGTCGGCGCGACTGCTGCGAGACGGATATTGCATCATCCCGGATGCGCTGCCGCGCTCGGTGCTGGGGGCTTTGCAAGCAGATCTTGAGCCTGATTTCCGGGCAACGCCGCTGTGCCAGGGGCGGTTTTATGGGGAGCGCACCAAGCGGTTCGGTGGCCTGCTCCGTCGCTCGGCACGCGCGTCGGCGCTGGTGCTCAACCCGACGATTCTGCACATGGTCGAGACGGTGTTGCGACCAGCCTGTGACAGAATCCAGCTTAACGTCGCGCAGGCGATCGAGATCCACTCCGGCGAGGTTCGCCAGTTCCCGCATCGTGACCATGACATGTGGCAGGGCGAGAAAGGCGCGCACGAATATCTGGTCAATGTGATCTGGCCGCTGACCCCGTTCCGGCGTGAGAATGGAGCGACGCTGATCTATCCCGGCAGTCATGGCCGCGAAGGGATGGCGCGTGAGGATCCCGGCGATCCGATCGCGGCGGAATGCGATCCCGGTGCGGCGATCTGCTTCCTTGGCTCTACCGCCCACGGTGCCGGCGCGAACCTGACGGACCTTCCGCGGCGCGGCATTGTCGTGGGCTATTGTCTGGGCTGGCTCAAACCTTACGAGAATCAGTGGCTCGCTTATCCCCCGGCGATCGCGCGGACCTTCCCTCGCGAACTGGCCGAGCTGGTCGGCTATGTCCAGCATCGCCCCAATCTCGGTAACTACGAAGGCCAATGCCCGTCGATCCTGTTGGGAGATGAGATCCCGGACCGTATCGGGGCAATCGACGCCTTGCGACCCGATCAGGAGGCGATGCTGGCGAATTTCGCGGGCGAGCACGAACCATGAGCCCGGCGCATGTTCTGGAGCCGACCTATGACGCGTTGCGGCGTCGGTTGGTCGCGGGGGATTGGTCACCCAGCTATCGGCTCGAGGCTGCACGCTTGGCGGAGGAACTGGGGGTCAGCATCACACCGGTCCGGGACGCGCTCAATCGGCTGACGGGCGAGCGGCTGGTCGAGTCCGAACCGGGAGAGGGATTTCGCGTTCCGCGACTCGACGGTGCCGATCTCAGGACGACGTTCGCGTGGCATCACCGATTGATGACGATCGCGATCCGGTGGCGCGGCGGGCCGTTTCCGTTGATTGAGATACCGCAAGGCCACGATGGGATCGGAGAGCGCACCGCGCTGCTGTTCGGCTCGATCGCCGCGACGGCGCGTAATGGTGAACTGAACCGCGCGGTCACCCAGACTGCGGCACGTCTCAACCCCTATCGGCAATTGGAGGCAAGAGCGCTCGATGATGTTGAGCTGGAGCTTGCCGCGCTCGAAGCGCTGGCCGGCGGCAGGTCCCGCACCGCCTTGTTGGGGGCGATCGGCGACTATCATGCGCGCCGGAAGGCGGCCGCTGACCGATTGGCTGAACTCGCGCGCGGTGATGCCTCGTGATTTCGCTCGATCCGAAGCGCAGAAATGACCGGGTGGTGACAACGCGCGTTGGATGCACGCGCCGACGCCTTTAGCTCCCGCCTGGACATACGCGCCAGCTACCCGGTCATGCCGTCCGAGGGAGGCCCGGAAGGCATTGAAGATATTGGGTTGGCAGCGGTGACAGGCAAGATGAAGCCATGCCAGATTGGGGAGGATTCCGACCCGAAAACCGCGCCTAAGCTGGCCCTACATCGCACCTTGGTGCTGACCTGTTGCCAGGTCACGGAACGATCGCGATTACCTCCCAGCCAAGAGTGCCGTGCACATAGGCGACTGCATAAGAGTTGTTCGCGCCGGTCCCCATATATTGCATTTTCGCTCGGCCTGAATCATTCTCGTACCGTACCGCGACATTCTGGCAGCCGTGGTGCTTCGACCATAGCCAGGCATTATGAACGGCAGACCCGAACGGTCCGCCGGCCGCATTGAAATCATGGCGCCGATTGTCGCCTGGTCGCGGCATGGCCCTGGGAATGCGGCAGACCGACACCGTTCGGCCTGGACGCCGCCGCGTAAGGCCTTCTTGTGTCTTCCTCGCCTTGCCCGCCCCTGTCTCCCAGCCGGCCGCCGCTGTCGGCGTCGTCTGGTTGCCATAATAGCCGATCCGAATTTGCGGCGGTGGAGGTAGACGCTCCGCCAGTGCCGACACTCGAACAGGTATTTCGCACTGAGCGGGGTCGATTGCTGCGCTATCTCACTCGGCGCATAGGCAGGGATCATGCCCCGGACATGGTCCAGGAAGTCTTCGCGCGCGCAGCCGGCAGCCAGCAGGCGACGCAGCTTGCCAATCCGGTCGCCTTCATCAGACGCATTACCCGCAACATGCTTATCGATAGGGCTCGCCGAAAGGAGGCGAACAAAGTCGTGCTATGTCCATTGGACGATGAACGTCATTTGAGCGCTCCCCCGGAGCAGGGTCTGGCGATAGAAGCGCAAGACCTTCTTCGCATTTACCATGAAGCCGTCGCTCAATTGCCAGAAAAGACTCGTGCGGTTTTCCTGCTGAGTAGAGACCAGCATTTGACGAATCGGCAGATTAGCGAGAAGCTTGGGGTCACGGTGAAGGCCGTCGAATATCACATGACGCGAGCGCTCGCGTATCTCGCGACGGTCGTGGAGGCGCATCGATGACGGGGGAATCAGGGCCGGACAACCACGCGTCGAGCAGGTTGACCAACGACGCGGCGGCATTGGTTCAACGCGTCAGGAGCGACCCTACCGAGGAAAACGTCGCGGCATGCAAAGCCTGGTGCGATCAGGGCGATGAATATCGTAAGGCATTTGCGTCCGTGATGCTTATCGCCCCGTTGTCGGACGAGGTGCGTCGTCGCATCGGGACGATGGTGGGTGAGCGTTTTCCCGCACTGGATGGCTTGCCGAGCGGGAATCACTTTGTACCCGCAGCCAAGCGAGCCACGGCGGGTCCGGGACCGTGGGAGACAACTCGGCCAACGGCCGGGCTGTCGCCACCGCCGCATCGTCGCGTGGGACGTGTAGTTTGGATTGGCGTCGGAGCTGCGGCATCGGCTGCGGTCCTTGCGCTGGCGATTGGCCTCGGTCCCAATCTGTCGACGGAATCTCTACTTTCATCCGCAAGAGCCGAGATCCTTGAAACCGGTCATGGTGCAATTCGATCATATTCTTTGGCCGATGGCAGTGGCGTGACGCTCGATGCCGACACCCGCCTGGAGATTACGATGGATCACGCCCATCGGCACGCTCTGCTCCGTCAGGGTCGCGCCCGTTTCACGGTAAAGTCGGATCGGCGCCCGTTTACCGTCGAAGTTGCAGGTGGCGAAATAGTGGCGGATCAGGGCTCGATCGACGTCCAACTCGATCGAGCCCATCGCGCCGATATCCGTCTTCGTGAGGGCGCGGCCACCGTTCGGTCGGATGGTCAGGACGCGCGCTCGCTCACCATCGGTCAGCCGCTCACCTTCTCGCAGGATAACCCTCGGGCAACGACAGTGGCTTCACCGCCAGCCGATACGCGGGACTGGCCGGCGGGGTGGGTCGAGTATCGGACGGTTTCGTTGGGGGCGCTCATTGCCGAGGCTAACCGGTACTCCAGGGTGCCAATAGTCCTCGACAGTCCCGATCTGGAAACATTGCAGGCGACCGGGCGATTTAAGCTCACTGACACCGACACCTTCGTGTCGCGGATTGCGGAACCGTTCGGACTTCGGGTGAGTCGGCGCAGCGACGGGATTCATCTGAGCCGATAGAACTGCAAAGCGTCCCTAGGGTCAGTTCGGCCCTCTGCGTCAACGTGTGGCCCTGAAGGCGAGCCGAGGGCTCGCAGGCAGGGGACGGATAATGACGGGCGGACGGATTAGTGGTTTCGCGATGCTGATGGCGGGCGCGGTTTTGGTCGGGGCCGCGTCCCCAGCATCAGCTCAGGAGCGGGAGACCTATCAGTTTGATCTTCCGGCGCAGGATCTCGGCGAGGCGTTGCGGGCGGTGGCAGCCAAGGCCGGCTGGGAGCTTTACGCATCTGCCGACGACCTGAATGGGGTCGCGGCGCCAAGCCTTCACGGCACGTTCTCCGCGCGCGAAGCGGTCGAGCGGCTCGTGCGCGGCACCAATTTGGCGGTTCGTTTCGACAAGGGGGCAGTGATTGTCCGGGGGCGATCGGAGGTAGCTGCTGGTAACAGCTCGTCCGAGAAGGACGTTATTGTAACGGGGAGCCGTATCCGTGGAGCGGAGCCGGCGGCGCCAACAATGGCGGTGACGTCAAACGATATGCGCCGTGCGGGTCAGATCGACCTCGGTGAGGCAATGAGAAGCCTCCCGTTCAACTTCGGCGGCGGGCAGAATCCCGGGATCGGGGCCACCCAGGGAGCGGCAAACGAAAATGTGAACGGTGCGTCGTCCGTCAATCTGTATGGTCTTGGCCCCAACGCGACCCTGACGCTCCTGAACGGCATGCGGCTGAGCTACACAGGGGTGAACGCGGCCGTGGACATCAGTTCAATCCCGGCAGCGGCGGTCGACCGGGTTGAGGTCTTGGCCGACGGTGCATCCGCGATCTACGGCTCGGATGCAGTGGCTGGCGTGGTGAACGTCATTCTGCGCCGCAATTATAATGGCGCTTCAATCGATGCTCGTGTGGGAGGGGCGACGGACGGCGGCTATTTCCAGCAGCAATACAATCTGATCGGCGGGAGGACCTGGCGCGGCGGCGGGGCGTTGGCCGTGTACGATTATTCGTCAAACTCGGATATCCGGGCGGGCGAGAGATCCTACACAGCCTCCATGGCGGCGGATTCGACGATCTACCCGCGGCTGTGGCGTCACAATGGCTTGGTGAGCCTGTATCAGAACGTCGGCGAGGCGCTGACAGGCAGCGTTGATGTCTTGTTCAACGATCGTCAACAGGCCTATGTCCAGAGCTTCACCAATCAACCGTACATCAATGCCGGTGCGACCGCGGCGGCGCACACCAGATCTTTTCTGGTCAGTCCTTCGGTCGTTGCCAGGTTGGGCGACGACTGGACCATCCGCCTTATCTCTTCTTACGGAACCGACAGGACCGAAATCAATTCGAACATCTATTTCGGTGGTACGTTCTATGGAACAAGTTATCGGCGATACAATAATGAGAGCTTATCGCTCGAAGCCAGTGCAGAAGGAGCGGTGGTGCAGTTGCCGGCCGGCGCCATTCGGGTTGCCATCGGCGGTGGATATCGGCGCAACGGCATCGATCTCGTCAGCACCACGCTTGGCGTGACCAGCAGGGTTTTTGATCAGCATCGCGTGAACCGGTTCGGCTATGCCGAGGTTTATATTCCGCTGATCTCTCCTGCTCAGGAGTCCGTCATCGGCCGCTCGCTATCGTTCACCGGGGCATTTCGCTACGAATCGAACTCAGGCGTCAGCTCCGTCGGCTTGCCGAAGGCCGGGATCATTTTCGAGCCTTTCGACGGCGTGACGCTCAAAGCAAGCTGGGGGAGGTCGTTCCGCCTGCCTACGCTCTTTCAGCAATATTCGAGCTACTCGGCGGTCCTCTTGCCAACAGCTGGTTATGCGACCGGCTATCCTACGGGGTCGACCTTCATTGCATTGCAGGGTGCTGGTCCGGATATGAAGCCGGAACGGTCGGAAAACTGGACGTTGTCAGCCGAAGTCAGGCCGACCGTCATTCCGGGGTTGACGGGCAGCATCAGCTATTTCCGTTTCAATTATCGGGATCGCATCGCGACACCGATCGTGTCGAGCGTCGGCGCTCTCAATAACCCCATTTACGCTAGCTTGATCACCAGCAACCCATCGCTGGCGTTGCAACAGGCTATCGCGGCTGGCGCCGATATCGGACTCCAGAACGGGACCGGGAAACCCTACGATCCAGGCACGGTAGTCGCCCTCCTTGATGGGCGGGATCGGAATGTCGCCCGAGAGACCTATCGCGGCGTCAATCTCTCGGTGCGATACGCCGTCGGCAGTCTGGATCACCAAAGGGTTGATTTCAGTCTCGATGGTACATGGTTGAACAGCAGCCGGCAGCTTCTGCAGGGACTCGCGGCTGCGGACCTTGCTGGCACGCTGTTCAATCCGCCGCAGTTCCGGGCAAGGATTGGCGTCACCTACTCGACGCAGGTCTTTTCGATATCTGGCTATGCCAATCACGCATCGAGGCTGACTGACAACCGAACGCTGTCCATCTACAGTATCCGTGGACCGTCGACTTTTGATATGGCGACGGTCGTCAAAGCCGGTAGTGGCATCGAGTTCAGCGCGAACATCAATAACATCTTCAACGCCAAGCCGCCCATCATCGTAACGGGGGCTCCGTCTGACACGCCCTTTGACACAACCAACTTTTCGCAAATCGGTCGATTCATTTCGGTCAGTGTCCGCAAGTCCTGGTAAATCCCATGCGGCTAGAAATACTTGCGTGCTGCGTGGCGGCATTCGCTGTCGTGGCGGACTGTGCACTGGCATCCGCAAGATCGCCATCGGGGCATTGGACAATCGACGACATTGTCACGATTCCCGAAGTGATCGACGTCGCGCTCTCCTCTGACGGTCGCTCAGCGGCATACCTCCTGCGCGTCGCTGATATTGGAAAGGATCGACCTGACTTCGAGCTGCACGTGCTGAATATCGGAACTCGCCGGGACCGGATCGTGGCCAGATCAGTCTGGATCGACCGTTTGCGATCAGTGCCAGCTCGTTCATCCTGGAGTATGCTCGCCGACTTCGGAAAGGGGGTGCAACTCTACGAGTTTGAAGACGACGGGCCGCCGCATCCCGTGATCGAGAACCCGGACACGGTGCTGGTGGGGACCGCGGACGGCGCAGAGTTTGGCTACACCGGAACGCTACCCATTCGCTTTGGCGTGACCTTTTATGATTGGTCGCCTGATGGACGGCGGCTGTTCTATTCCACGCTGCATGCCAAGGTGCCGAAGAGGCAGTTGATATTCGATGAGGATGTGGTCGCGGCCGGTGTGCGTCGGCGATGGTCGCCGCAGGTCTCGGTCCAGTTCTTTTTGCGAGAGGGCACCGGCACGCCTTATGCGATTGCCGAGGTCGCCGATACCGACGTGGTCGCGCGGGCACTCGGGGGCCTCCCGGTCTGGGGAGCCGGCTATGTCGAATATGGATTGCAGGCGGACGAAAGTAGCGATCCGTCCGTCGCTCGATATCGATGGTCTTTTGACACTCACAGGGCAAGCCGGGTTTCCGGGTCACCCGATCAAGCGGCGCGAGAGATTACTATTGGCCCGTGGGGCGGCCGACTGGCGATCGAATGGCAAGGAAGCCAGCGGCATTTGCTGGAACGCGTCGGTTCCGAGGTGATCGATTACGGCGCCACCGATCTATCGATTTCCGATCCGCGATCCCCGGGTTCATGGCGTGCTCCAGATGGCGAGTTTTCTGTGGTCGCAGCGAGAAGTCCCGTGGATGGGCGATATAGCCTTTTGCGTGTTGATCGCTCGGGTCGGCAAATGCCGATCGAAACGCGTGGGAGCCTTCGACACTGTGCGTTTCGGTCCGATGCGAGCACCGGGATCTGCGTGCATGAGGGCTTGACTCAGCCTCCCGAACTCGTGGCAGTGTCGAGCCGGACAGGGCGTATCAAGCGTATTCGCTCGATCGCCGCGAAGTACGATCAGCTCCAACCATTTCATGTCGAAAAGCGAACCTTCGTCAATGCGCTTGGTTTTAAGTCCCTCGCGTTCGTCATATTTCCGCGCGGGTACAAACGCGGTCAAAAATATCCAGCGATCATTATCAATCATGGTGGAGATGCTGACGAGCGGTTTGGCTCATTCGACTTGCAATGGAGCTATCCTGTGCAATCGCTCGCCGAGCGCGGGTATGTCGTCATTCTCGCCAACGAGCCGTATCCATCGCAGAGCAAAATGCTCGAGGCGGCAAACAGGACCTGGATCAGTTGCAACGGCGAAATCCCGCCTTCAGAAGTGCAGCGTCAGATATGGCTCAATGCCGTTGAAAGCTTCCGGGCGGTGATCACGACTCTAGCCGCCGAGGGTCTGATAGACGCCGACCGCGTCGGGATCGCTGGATACAGCTACGGATCGCAGCTCACGAATGTTGCCATCACTCAAACCGGGCTGTTCAAGGCTGCCTCAAGCGGGGACGGCGGCTATCTGGAAGTAGCATCCTATCGAAACCATATTTGCGGCTATCGGGCCATCTACGGGGGGCCGCCAAACGATCCTTCAGCACATCGAAACTACGTCGCATTCGCGCCTGCCTATCGTGCGAAGAACTCACGAACGCCGCTTCTCCAGCAGATGGCGGAACCTCATGATGGAGCGGTCGAACTTTACCAGGCGATGCGCGCTGCGGGTGTGCCCACGACCATAACGCTATATCCAGGAGAGGCACCGTCTGCGGACGAAACGCACGTCTTTCACATTCCTTCAAATCAGCGAGCGGCTATGGAGGAGAACATCGAATGGTTCGATTTCTGGCTGCGCGGTATCAGGCCAAGTGGATCAGGCTCGGTCGCGCGGGCGAAAGTCAGCACGGCGAACGCTCAATAGCGTCGGTCATTTTTCTCGCGCTCAAGCCCAGCAGCGCGCCCAAGTCTCCGCAGCCACCAGACCAAGCAGTCGCCGTGGCTGGGCTGGCGTGAAATCGTAGCGTTGCCCGCTGTGAGGATCGGCGGGAATACACGTTACAATTTCATTGTCTGC from Sphingomonas sp. CL5.1 harbors:
- a CDS encoding TonB-dependent siderophore receptor translates to MTGGRISGFAMLMAGAVLVGAASPASAQERETYQFDLPAQDLGEALRAVAAKAGWELYASADDLNGVAAPSLHGTFSAREAVERLVRGTNLAVRFDKGAVIVRGRSEVAAGNSSSEKDVIVTGSRIRGAEPAAPTMAVTSNDMRRAGQIDLGEAMRSLPFNFGGGQNPGIGATQGAANENVNGASSVNLYGLGPNATLTLLNGMRLSYTGVNAAVDISSIPAAAVDRVEVLADGASAIYGSDAVAGVVNVILRRNYNGASIDARVGGATDGGYFQQQYNLIGGRTWRGGGALAVYDYSSNSDIRAGERSYTASMAADSTIYPRLWRHNGLVSLYQNVGEALTGSVDVLFNDRQQAYVQSFTNQPYINAGATAAAHTRSFLVSPSVVARLGDDWTIRLISSYGTDRTEINSNIYFGGTFYGTSYRRYNNESLSLEASAEGAVVQLPAGAIRVAIGGGYRRNGIDLVSTTLGVTSRVFDQHRVNRFGYAEVYIPLISPAQESVIGRSLSFTGAFRYESNSGVSSVGLPKAGIIFEPFDGVTLKASWGRSFRLPTLFQQYSSYSAVLLPTAGYATGYPTGSTFIALQGAGPDMKPERSENWTLSAEVRPTVIPGLTGSISYFRFNYRDRIATPIVSSVGALNNPIYASLITSNPSLALQQAIAAGADIGLQNGTGKPYDPGTVVALLDGRDRNVARETYRGVNLSVRYAVGSLDHQRVDFSLDGTWLNSSRQLLQGLAAADLAGTLFNPPQFRARIGVTYSTQVFSISGYANHASRLTDNRTLSIYSIRGPSTFDMATVVKAGSGIEFSANINNIFNAKPPIIVTGAPSDTPFDTTNFSQIGRFISVSVRKSW
- a CDS encoding prolyl oligopeptidase family serine peptidase, coding for MIDVALSSDGRSAAYLLRVADIGKDRPDFELHVLNIGTRRDRIVARSVWIDRLRSVPARSSWSMLADFGKGVQLYEFEDDGPPHPVIENPDTVLVGTADGAEFGYTGTLPIRFGVTFYDWSPDGRRLFYSTLHAKVPKRQLIFDEDVVAAGVRRRWSPQVSVQFFLREGTGTPYAIAEVADTDVVARALGGLPVWGAGYVEYGLQADESSDPSVARYRWSFDTHRASRVSGSPDQAAREITIGPWGGRLAIEWQGSQRHLLERVGSEVIDYGATDLSISDPRSPGSWRAPDGEFSVVAARSPVDGRYSLLRVDRSGRQMPIETRGSLRHCAFRSDASTGICVHEGLTQPPELVAVSSRTGRIKRIRSIAAKYDQLQPFHVEKRTFVNALGFKSLAFVIFPRGYKRGQKYPAIIINHGGDADERFGSFDLQWSYPVQSLAERGYVVILANEPYPSQSKMLEAANRTWISCNGEIPPSEVQRQIWLNAVESFRAVITTLAAEGLIDADRVGIAGYSYGSQLTNVAITQTGLFKAASSGDGGYLEVASYRNHICGYRAIYGGPPNDPSAHRNYVAFAPAYRAKNSRTPLLQQMAEPHDGAVELYQAMRAAGVPTTITLYPGEAPSADETHVFHIPSNQRAAMEENIEWFDFWLRGIRPSGSGSVARAKVSTANAQ